AATTCTCGTGTATCTGGTTGGGGCCAGGAGCAGCATCACCCTCAATCAAGGCAGAGATGTGAGGGCTCCGGCCAAACGGAGGATGAGAAGCCAGGGTCCCCCTCCTTTGACTTCATTTCTACTTCCACAGCCCTAAGAGGATACAGTGCCATCTGGGGTGGAAGACACGCCCCTCGCTGTTTGGAGCAGCTTCTGTGTCCAGACACATGGTGCAGGGACAGGAAGGCAGGCTCATTGCTGCACACAGGCACCATCTCCCCCACGGCTCCTCAGGCCAAGTCTGGTCTTGCACCTCCTCTGTCCCCAAGCTCAGGGCTGATATAAGAGCCTGGATGTTCTGTGATATAGGACATTGAGTAGCCTCCACACTGGCTTGagtgcagagggaggagaggtggggaAAGTCACCAAAAAGGTCCCCAGAGCTGGCGCCTGATGTCTCTTCTAAAGAGGAGCTACTCTCAAACCCAGCCAATCTCACCACGGGGCATCTGAGGCATCTAATTGTAGATGTCAAGAGACGGGAaggtgttctgtgctctgggctgagGGCACAGAGGCTGCCCCCAAATGTCTTCGGTCTCCACTCCTCTGGGTCCCCCAGCTGTCCCCGGCAGAGTTTGTTTACATCCACCGCAGTGGGACACCCACTTTCCCCAGCCCTACCAACCTCATCCTCCTCCCTTGAATAACAATTTTCTTCACACCTTGAGCAGACTTGACCTACCCACTCGTCATTCACAGCCCTCTGCATTTCCTGTCTCCAACCCAAAGGAAAACCCCAAATTTACTGTTATTATTTACCAACTCGATTGCCCCCTTACCCTAAGGTATGGAGACTCACCCCTGCTCTCAGCAGGATGGGCCCAGCCCATCACTGCCTCTACATTTACTATGGCAGCAACAGGGATATAATAACCTCTGATTAGAATGTACCTCTGAAAACgtccttctcccttctctccccacctcccccacctctccttccttcttccccttggATTCTCATCGCTCTGATACTATAAATACAGGCAAAAACCTCAATTTCTCTGGAAGTTAAAGTTCCAGTTGGTTGGTTCTGAGCAGCGCTCTCTAGAGTTACAGGTATGTCTCCAGGCAGAAATCAACCTCCGCCCCCAATTCAGGAATCACAAGCTGAAGGGTGGGACATGATAACTTTAACAGCTGAGGGAATAAACAAGCCTCTCCTCCAAGGAGGACACTGGTGGAGCAGAGAACTTCCAGACCCTGGGATCCTGGACTGGGTTCCAGTCCATACCAACAGCTATGTGACCTCCAGTATCTCCCAGTCTCAGATCATTCCTTGCCCATGAAGCAGAGATTAAAAACCCATCCTGCCTGGTCTTTCCTCCCCTGCCAGTTCTGAGGATGGGGTAAGTCAAATGATCTGGAAGAGAAGCAATGGGGTCAGTAGACCAGGTTCTACTCTAGGTCCTACCATAAATCAGGTCATACTGTGATTTTTGAAGAGACTGCGTGGCTGGAACAAAGGTCTCTTTCAGCTCTGAGGTAGGGTACCTAGATTTCTGCCGGGGCCCTATCGCCCCCTCCTGGAATTATCAGGTATTACACCAACCTGCTCCCTTGGTCTCTCCCAGGATTGAAACCCAATTCATCACCACCCCTTCCTCCCAGGGCCCCACATGGGTGGTTCCCCCCAGACCGAGGATGCCAGCGCCTGACTGTGGCTATGAAGACCAAAGAATCATGTGCTGAAAAGCAGCTCAACTCCTGAGTCAGTATTTGGCCAAAGAGGAAGGGTTTCCCAGTCCTTgtcccccaacccccaacccccaacccGCCTGCAGCTCTCAAAGAGGGCAGTAATCATGGCCCCCACACCAGATGCCTTCCCCGACCCTCCCCTTCCCAGGCACCACACTCTGCCCCCAGCGCATAAAACCTCTCTCCACAGATTGGAAGAACAGAGGTGAGCAACACGGGCCTGAGCctcaggaagaaagaggaaaaaaaaaactctcaactATTAAATCTGTTTAGTAAAGACAAATTCGTTCATACAAAACAACAGTTTACAACAGTCTGAGTGCTTGACACACCATCACAGACAAGGGCGGTGTTGTAGGCACCCAGGGCCCTGCCCCCAGGCCCAGAGAAGACCCAGAGGCCCTCCACCACCAGCCCCTGAGGGAGCCGCTCCCTCCTCCAGGGGGAGGAAGGAATGTGGGACCATGGCACTGAGGACTCTTCCCACGCTGCTGCTCCTCAATACTGGGGGCACCCCCTCTCCTCATAGGCCGAGTCAGGGGGGATACAGTGGCTAATGGGCAGGGGGCAGAGTGGGGACATCTTTGGTGCGAAGACTACCCCCACCCACTAGGCCACACAGTGGAAATTTGAGGGAGGGCCACAAAAGTGGTCCTACCCTTGCCCACAAAGAGTAGCTGGCTGATGCCCCAGAGCCCAGGAGACACCTGAAACACAGAAGCTCTGCAGTCTGACCTACCCGGGCTCACCCACGTGACCTGAGAGGCTGCCCACtgagaaataactaaaaatttaagaaaaataaacaagaatggGTTAATAATGGCAAGAAGGGGAAACAGAGGCTATTCCGGTAGGTCAGTGCCTCAAGAGGCCCTAGGACCAGCACTCCGGCAGGAGTCCTGAGGGTCCatcttcactcctctctgcctcctggaacCCAGTTAACAGGCCACGGAGGCCTGGCTCTGGGTCTGGACAGGCTTCCCAGGCACTTCGGCAGGCTCAGCACAGGCAGGGGTGGGAGGTTCTGCAGCCCCGCCTGCCCGGCCCCTTGAATGCAGTCCCAGGCACAGATCTGGGCacgcgcacatgcacacacacacgcacactcactcCTATCTGTCCAGCACACTGGTGACACCTGAGGGCTCTCCAGTAGAGGAGGTGGGTGGCAACCCTTCCAAGGGCAGCCTTGAGCCCCCAGAATGCCTGAGACAGTGGGGACCCAGGACTGTAGTGAGAAAACCGGGAGGGCAGAAGGGACAACACAGGGACACTCCCTGTAACAGTTTCCACAAATACCCTTGGACAAGCCCCAAACCTTTGCAGTATCCAGAGGGGAAGGTGTCTGgtagaaaggaaggggaaaaagggaaaggacAACAAAAGAGGTTTCATAAAAACTCTAAGTCAAATCGCAGATAAAATTGCAAAATGAGCACAGGGGCGAGAGCTGCTTGCTCCCTCTCCGCAGCCTCCCAGGCCCTCCCTCTCTGGGGTGGCTGGGACCAAAGGCAGGACTCAGCTCCTGACGCTGTCCCAGGCTCCATGCAGCTgcagaggagaggaggcagagtgGACAGTCTGtgtctcttcatttaaaaaataaattcatgttgaGTTATTGCTTGTCCTCCCGTGGGCAGGAGGGCTCAGCGGCTCAGTGGGCCAGGGCTGCAGCCTCCAGGGCCCGAGCCTTCTTCCGCCTCTTCAGAAGCAGAGGGTTGGACGCGTCTTCAATCTTTTTTATCTTGATTTGCTCGTAGTCGACACGCATTGTGGCCAAGGCACTGGTCATCTCCTCCTGAGGGCAGGGGCAGCAGAGGAATAGCaccaggaagggagagaaagagagcaagccaAAGGGCATGACGGTGTGCACAGAAGTGAGAGGCAACAGACGCgaggccaggcaggaggagggtgcAGGGAGCGAAGACAGGCCCGTTAGGGGGTCCACACTGCTCACAGCAGCGTCGCCCCTTGCTGGGTTAGCAGAGCCTGGCTACTGCACTGCTGCTCTCCCAGGTCCCTCCTACAACCCTGCAGAAGATGACAGAGCCCTAGGCCTGGAGTCAGGAGCCCTGGGTCTGGTCCCAGTCAGTCACCAGCTATGTGACCTAGAACAAGTCATTCCCCCTCATtgggcctgtttcctcatctgcaaaatgaggagaTCATACCAAATGGTCTTTAAGGTACCTGTTAGGGACTGGGAGTAGAGGGTTTGTAGGAAATAGCTGCGGTGGAGTCTGAACAAGTATGCAAAACTTCTGCCTACAACCTCAGGGAAGTGGCTCAGAGTCACTGCTCCTGTTCCTGGGGAGACAACCCTCGGCAAGAACGCAGAACCTCTCTGCCAGCCAGGGCCACTGCTCACACTGGGCACTCCCTGCAAGGGGCCTCCCTGAGTCCTCCCACCCAGGTTCACCACTCACCTTGACATCCTCCCACCGTTCCTTGTCCTCCTTCAGGACTCGGCTGGTGTGCAGTGGAGTTTGAGGGACCTTTGTTGATTGCtgaggggagagaaaagagatcCAAGTGAAAGTCTGGGGCAGGTAAAGTCCTGCCTAAGGACCCGTCCTAAGGGACAACCCCTTAGACCCAGGTGTCCCTGTCTGCCAGGCTTACCATGATCCAGGGGTGGTTCATAAACTCTGTGATGGTCATTCTCTGAGTGGGCTCTGTTTTCAGCAGGTTCCGGATAAGCATCTTCACTGTGGGGTGGGCGGGGACAGAGACAGCTCAGGGTTCATCCCCCATtcttctcctcacttttcagAGGAAACCAGGCTCAAAAGGGGGTCCCATGGAGGCAGATTGCCCAACAGCAAAGGCCCAAGGACCACTATGCTGTACCACCTGACAGGCCCAACCCAGCCCCACAGCCCTAGTCCTGCCCAGGCCCATCACACGGGCTGGCCACACCCAGCAGGTGTAGGCCCAGATGCAGGCCCACAGTGCCACCGTCATGTGAGACAGATGCccacacatgcgtgcacacatgcacatgcatgtatgtacacacaaacacaggcTCTTCCCCTGTCCCAGGAAGCTGGGTTCCTACCTTCCTCTGATACTTCTGACCACTCTGGGTTGGGAAATTCATACTGGCCCATTCGGATGCGAGTCTTCATGCCCGGAGAGATAGCAAGGCCGTGGTTGGAATAGAAGGGGGGATACCCACAGAGCCTGTGGCAAacagaggcaggaagaaagggagagactAGCTGTTATTTAGAGGCCCTGTGCCAGGAACAGAGTGAGAAACAGGCTCTTCTCCTTCTAAAGGTCACAAGGGACTCACTGACACAGGCACAACATACAAAGCCAAGGACTGAGTCCGGGAATCCAACACACCAAGTACCTTAACCACACACATCTAGCCCTTGAGTTAGTTCCTCCCCACCACATAGCAGTCAGAACCCACTAAGCACCGAGAGAAGGGGCATGCAGGGGATTCCCAGGGAATCTCCCGTCCACAGCAGAGTGCCAACGTTCACCTCTTCCTCTTACCCTGGAGAGGCACAAACCTCCCTGGCTCCCTGCCCTGCTACAGCCCGACCCGCCCTGGCCCCTTCCCAGCACACTCACAGAATGTACATGATGACACCTAAGGACCACATGTCACAGGACTTGTCATACTTCTCTGGGCCCAGCACTTCTGGAGCTACAAAACAAAGATCAGCATGGATGGGAACAGTGTGACCTACCCGTTTCTGTGGGTGATGCTCTCCATACAATCCTCTGGCCCAACATGACGGGACAACAGcgggagtgggaggaggggagcagaAGACTCCCCTCCAGGCAGGAATGAACCTGCAGTCAGCATCTTGACCCGAAAGCATTCCCAAACCACAGACTTCCAGACTCATGCCAGCCAGGTAATTTTACAAACATGCCTTGGGAGCTTATTCTGTGCCTGTTAGCTGAACCAAATCTGAGTCCCAGACTCCACCGACAACCTAACGGAAGTGATGGTTTTTCTCAGGAATAGAGCTCAGGCACCAAATCCTGCCCATGATTCCAGGCAGAGGATTTCCACCATACCTTGATCCTAGCTGAACTGTGGCACTcctattgttttttgtttattggttggttttttgtttttttgttttttggtatttgctagggctgaggatggaacccaaggcctcacacatgctgggcaagcactccaccactgagctacaaacccagccctgaaAACCCTACTTCTGATGGGATCCTACCAAAACCAGCATCAGAAAAGGTTGAAAGACTCTCCCAGAACCTGTAAGAGGAGGGGTTGAGAAAAGTTCTGGGGAAACACGAGGTACCGGGCCCTCCTCTGGACTTACCCACATAGTACGGCGTATAACAAGGAGTGGTCAAAGAGTTATGGCTGGTGGTTTCCTTGGCAAAGCCAAAATCAGTGAGTTTCAGAATGGCATTGGGCCTTT
This genomic stretch from Sciurus carolinensis chromosome 12, mSciCar1.2, whole genome shotgun sequence harbors:
- the Mapkapk2 gene encoding MAP kinase-activated protein kinase 2 isoform X2 — its product is MLSNSQGQTPPVLFPNPPPPPPQPPAPAQPHPPAQPPPLPPQQFPQFHVKSSLQIKKNAIIDDYKVTSQVLGLGINGKVLQIFNKRTQEKFALKMLQDCPKARREVELHWRASQCPHIVRIVDVYENLYAGRKCLLIVMECLDGGELFSRIQDRGDQAFTEREASEIMKSIGEAIQYLHSINIAHRDVKPENLLYTSKRPNAILKLTDFGFAKETTSHNSLTTPCYTPYYVAPEVLGPEKYDKSCDMWSLGVIMYILLCGYPPFYSNHGLAISPGMKTRIRMGQYEFPNPEWSEVSEEVKMLIRNLLKTEPTQRMTITEFMNHPWIMQSTKVPQTPLHTSRVLKEDKERWEDVKEEMTSALATMRVDYEQIKIKKIEDASNPLLLKRRKKARALEAAALAH
- the Mapkapk2 gene encoding MAP kinase-activated protein kinase 2 isoform X1; the protein is MLSNSQGQTPPVLFPNPPPPPPQPPAPAQPHPPAQPPPLPPQQFPQFHVKSSLQIKKNAIIDDYKVTSQVLGLGINGKVLQIFNKRTQEKFALKMLQDCPKARREVELHWRASQCPHIVRIVDVYENLYAGRKCLLIVMECLDGGELFSRIQDRGDQAFTERGRKEASEIMKSIGEAIQYLHSINIAHRDVKPENLLYTSKRPNAILKLTDFGFAKETTSHNSLTTPCYTPYYVAPEVLGPEKYDKSCDMWSLGVIMYILLCGYPPFYSNHGLAISPGMKTRIRMGQYEFPNPEWSEVSEEVKMLIRNLLKTEPTQRMTITEFMNHPWIMQSTKVPQTPLHTSRVLKEDKERWEDVKEEMTSALATMRVDYEQIKIKKIEDASNPLLLKRRKKARALEAAALAH
- the Mapkapk2 gene encoding MAP kinase-activated protein kinase 2 isoform X3; this translates as MVASIGRRGHPIEQLNMYQMLQDCPKARREVELHWRASQCPHIVRIVDVYENLYAGRKCLLIVMECLDGGELFSRIQDRGDQAFTERGRKEASEIMKSIGEAIQYLHSINIAHRDVKPENLLYTSKRPNAILKLTDFGFAKETTSHNSLTTPCYTPYYVAPEVLGPEKYDKSCDMWSLGVIMYILLCGYPPFYSNHGLAISPGMKTRIRMGQYEFPNPEWSEVSEEVKMLIRNLLKTEPTQRMTITEFMNHPWIMQSTKVPQTPLHTSRVLKEDKERWEDVKEEMTSALATMRVDYEQIKIKKIEDASNPLLLKRRKKARALEAAALAH